One window from the genome of candidate division WOR-3 bacterium encodes:
- a CDS encoding DUF5989 family protein, whose product MSKMSVFLEFWEFLRERKKWVLAIIVFFLLLLGALVLFTEGSALAPFIYTLF is encoded by the coding sequence ATGTCTAAAATGTCAGTATTTCTTGAATTTTGGGAGTTTTTGCGAGAACGAAAGAAATGGGTTCTTGCGATAATTGTTTTTTTCCTTTTATTACTCGGAGCCCTTGTTTTATTTACAGAAGGTTCAGCTTTGGCACCTTTTATTTATACTTTATTTTAA
- a CDS encoding YfhO family protein — protein sequence MPKGRISSSKKVDFIFIVVLFILTLIYFAPVLSPSKMMYGSDWLLSGYTDHAFWASYVKSHWRFPMWDNYNFSGHPTVASTGGGGMVYPPFVLFLIFPVYYGWTLLFVLHIFLAGLGMFWLLRVYRLSSFVAFIGALIFMFSGQLITTTYGGHLGRLIGIVFLPYAFLLLYKAFENKRVEDFIFFGGVTGLFLLGGHSQISYWGMIGVLSYFLTEFVHRRKELGKAGFFKIGGFFSIGMFVLLLIILIKFLPPAFSLGYGARGVTRGYNYSTSWSIPTSELLDLIAPHFSGILENYWGENPFKLDSRYLGILPLVLLVFSPFYKGKKYLLKFFLWFVGISLFLGLGKNTPLFKIYYYLIPMAKKFRGPSMFFYLVVFGICVLSAFGAEAILEISKEKKEKRKDKMFSYLIGIIGFVFLFTLIVTILDKNLLSWMRNHFAINWVEVLSKDSISQKIYIMNLNFEKFKKSLWLSFLLFFLNGILIMSILKKKIAPEIVFPFLVVIFLFFDLWPIDRKYLSSVAPPDQYFAADDVTSFIKERKDLFRVFPLGYDGRSTDGYFHFHQIENVGGYGANPPARYQKFIGAGESVMFNPINLIRFPHLLSLLNVKYIVGPRLPQDLSGYDERVKEIIKEYNNFYSNFEVAFVGRKYQVLENRDFIPKFSLVDSFVVVRDPETVLNKVLSSKFEKDKVVFLEEEVERKISLSKELGKIEVIKNIANERVLNVETKEPSFLLVSENYHPDWKCYIDGKKEKIYKADYILYGVFIPEGKHKVSFVYESKVFNIASLLSFIGFLIFLGTFIVYFFRRR from the coding sequence ATGCCAAAGGGTCGAATTTCAAGCTCCAAAAAAGTGGATTTTATTTTTATAGTTGTTCTCTTTATCTTGACTTTAATATATTTTGCTCCTGTTTTGTCTCCTTCTAAGATGATGTATGGATCTGATTGGCTTCTCTCAGGTTATACGGATCATGCTTTCTGGGCGAGTTATGTAAAATCTCATTGGCGATTTCCTATGTGGGATAATTATAATTTTAGTGGGCATCCTACAGTGGCTTCAACAGGAGGGGGGGGAATGGTCTATCCTCCTTTTGTTTTGTTTCTTATTTTTCCTGTATATTATGGTTGGACTCTTTTATTTGTATTGCATATATTTCTCGCAGGTTTAGGAATGTTTTGGCTCCTTAGAGTATATAGGTTATCAAGTTTTGTTGCATTTATTGGCGCTTTGATTTTTATGTTTTCAGGGCAATTAATCACAACAACATATGGAGGTCATTTAGGAAGATTGATTGGGATTGTTTTCTTACCTTATGCTTTTTTGCTTTTGTATAAAGCTTTTGAAAATAAAAGAGTTGAAGATTTTATTTTTTTTGGGGGTGTTACTGGCTTATTTTTACTTGGTGGGCATTCCCAGATTTCCTATTGGGGAATGATTGGTGTTTTATCTTATTTTTTAACAGAATTTGTTCATAGAAGAAAGGAACTTGGGAAAGCGGGTTTTTTTAAAATTGGAGGTTTCTTTAGCATAGGAATGTTTGTTTTACTTTTGATAATTCTAATTAAATTTTTACCACCTGCTTTTTCTCTTGGTTATGGTGCAAGGGGAGTAACAAGAGGGTATAATTATTCAACCTCTTGGTCTATACCCACATCTGAGCTTTTGGATCTTATTGCTCCTCATTTTTCGGGAATCCTTGAAAATTATTGGGGAGAAAATCCTTTTAAGCTTGATTCAAGATATCTTGGTATTTTACCTCTTGTCCTTTTGGTTTTTAGTCCCTTTTATAAAGGGAAGAAATATTTACTCAAGTTTTTTTTATGGTTTGTTGGTATTAGTTTATTCTTGGGTCTTGGAAAGAATACACCTTTATTTAAGATATATTATTATCTTATTCCTATGGCAAAGAAGTTTAGAGGCCCTTCTATGTTTTTCTATCTTGTAGTTTTTGGGATTTGTGTTTTATCTGCTTTTGGTGCAGAGGCCATTTTAGAAATAAGTAAAGAGAAAAAAGAGAAAAGGAAAGATAAAATGTTTTCTTATTTAATCGGAATTATAGGATTTGTTTTTCTTTTTACTTTGATTGTGACTATTCTTGATAAAAATCTCCTTTCTTGGATGAGGAATCATTTTGCTATTAATTGGGTTGAGGTTTTAAGCAAAGATTCTATTTCCCAAAAAATATATATAATGAATTTGAATTTTGAAAAATTCAAGAAAAGCCTATGGTTATCCTTCCTTTTATTTTTTCTAAATGGAATTCTAATAATGTCTATTTTAAAAAAGAAAATCGCTCCTGAAATTGTTTTCCCATTTCTTGTAGTAATTTTCTTGTTTTTTGACCTTTGGCCTATTGATAGGAAATATCTTTCTAGTGTGGCTCCTCCAGATCAATATTTTGCGGCTGACGATGTTACAAGTTTTATTAAAGAAAGAAAGGATCTTTTCAGAGTTTTCCCTCTTGGTTATGATGGAAGATCTACTGATGGATATTTTCATTTCCATCAGATTGAAAATGTAGGAGGTTATGGCGCAAATCCTCCAGCAAGATACCAGAAATTTATTGGAGCAGGTGAAAGTGTTATGTTCAACCCTATAAATCTTATTAGATTTCCGCATTTATTGTCTTTGTTGAATGTTAAATATATAGTAGGTCCACGTTTGCCTCAAGATTTGTCTGGATATGATGAAAGGGTTAAAGAAATAATCAAGGAATATAATAATTTCTACTCCAATTTTGAAGTCGCTTTTGTTGGGAGGAAATATCAGGTTTTGGAAAACAGAGATTTCATCCCTAAGTTTTCTTTGGTAGATAGTTTCGTTGTAGTTAGAGATCCTGAAACTGTTTTAAATAAAGTGCTTTCTTCTAAATTTGAAAAGGATAAAGTTGTTTTTTTGGAGGAAGAAGTGGAAAGAAAGATTTCTCTCTCCAAAGAACTTGGTAAGATAGAAGTCATTAAAAATATTGCTAATGAAAGAGTCTTAAATGTTGAGACTAAGGAACCTTCTTTTCTGTTGGTTAGTGAGAATTATCATCCTGATTGGAAATGTTATATAGATGGGAAGAAAGAAAAGATATATAAAGCAGATTATATTTTATACGGGGTATTTATTCCTGAGGGAAAACATAAAGTTAGTTTTGTTTATGAATCTAAGGTATTTAATATAGCATCACTTTTGAGTTTTATAGGTTTTTTGATTTTTTTAGGGACATTTATAGTATATTTTTTTCGAAGAAGATAG
- a CDS encoding oligosaccharide flippase family protein — MNQGVKKGSIYVLIGEGFSAIFLSLFEIFAGKWLGVEKYGLLKVLYDLIFLLTIFITGGVMENLSRNIAFFEAQKDKKGIEQVIQSSLLISFVTLVSLYGLIFIFRIWIAHKFFNYENLMLLQLTLGISILSTYYIFLGISLGYKNFKIFSFGTGAKEFLTLGFLFLIIKYNRETLAVGWSIVLSPILIILILFIILSKTLSIQWKNILKDFKKNNNFLNALKFIMTTKMIFIMNQCILRLGPPLIKIIAKNNQDYYAGIYSAITTPLKLTRTILIALCAALLPNLTEAYSKKEEKRIKRYIYKSFSIFLLITSGVTILYFLLGPEIIKSIYGEDFLAHRSDTTLIALGMSFFFMGTLMANIMIAKGTPKVPTISLFIGLVCMVLTIIFLKDILSPLTLIGISLLLCNFIYLFLQTLYFMGGKIKKKKI, encoded by the coding sequence ATGAATCAAGGAGTAAAAAAAGGATCAATATATGTTTTAATAGGAGAGGGCTTTAGTGCTATTTTTCTATCTCTTTTTGAGATTTTTGCTGGCAAATGGTTAGGAGTAGAAAAATACGGTCTTTTAAAGGTTCTTTATGATTTAATTTTTCTCCTTACGATATTTATAACTGGAGGGGTAATGGAAAACTTATCAAGAAACATTGCATTTTTTGAAGCACAAAAAGACAAAAAAGGTATTGAACAAGTGATTCAATCTTCTTTACTTATCTCCTTTGTAACGTTGGTCTCCCTCTACGGATTAATCTTTATTTTCAGAATATGGATTGCTCATAAGTTTTTTAATTATGAAAACCTTATGCTTCTTCAATTGACTCTTGGAATAAGCATATTATCGACTTACTATATTTTCTTAGGAATATCCCTTGGATACAAAAACTTTAAAATCTTCTCATTTGGCACTGGAGCAAAAGAATTTCTGACTTTAGGATTTTTATTTCTAATTATAAAATATAATAGGGAAACCTTAGCTGTAGGATGGAGTATTGTTTTATCCCCAATATTAATAATTCTTATTTTATTCATTATATTATCTAAAACTCTTAGCATCCAATGGAAAAATATCTTAAAGGATTTCAAGAAAAATAATAATTTTTTAAATGCCTTAAAATTTATAATGACTACTAAAATGATATTCATAATGAATCAATGCATTCTTAGATTAGGACCACCTCTTATAAAAATAATAGCAAAAAATAATCAAGATTATTATGCTGGAATTTATAGTGCAATAACAACACCATTAAAACTCACAAGAACAATTCTAATAGCTCTTTGTGCGGCTCTTCTACCGAATCTTACGGAAGCATATTCTAAGAAAGAAGAAAAAAGAATCAAAAGATATATATATAAAAGCTTTAGTATCTTTTTATTAATAACTTCTGGAGTAACAATCCTTTACTTTCTCCTTGGTCCAGAAATAATAAAATCAATTTATGGAGAAGATTTCTTAGCCCATAGAAGCGATACAACCTTAATTGCTCTTGGAATGTCCTTCTTCTTTATGGGAACTTTAATGGCTAATATAATGATTGCAAAAGGAACTCCTAAGGTCCCAACTATCTCTCTTTTTATTGGTTTAGTTTGCATGGTATTAACTATTATCTTTTTAAAAGATATTCTTTCCCCTCTCACTTTAATTGGAATCTCTTTATTATTATGTAATTTTATTTACCTCTTTCTCCAAACTTTATATTTTATGGGCGGAAAAATAAAAAAGAAAAAAATATAA
- a CDS encoding glycosyltransferase family 4 protein: protein MDGVKEKIKDFRIAFVSTYPPIECGIATFTNSLVEAISNLYELPISGNRNLEVIALSNSERLYNYGPEVSFEIRIKNKRDYLLAADYLNLSKVDIVSIQHEFGIYGGPDGEWILLLIKNLKKPVIATLHTILTKPTRNQKRILKEICKVSKEVIVLADKGFELLQRIYGVPISKIKKIHHGVPDIPFVEDTLHYKKEFHLEGKFVILTYGLISPNKGIELVIEALSQVVKEYPNVVYLVLGETHPNVRISSGEKYREFLNNIIEEKKLEENVIFHNRFVPFKELNKYLMMADLYITPYISEEQISSGTLSYAVASGRAVISTPYWHAQELLGDGRGFIVPFGNARAMAEAIKELIRNERKRNELRRKAYEYGRNFIWPKVASSYLESFVRESERIKPVILEKKEQVREEGLFLKTEDLPKLNLDYLKVLTDDTGIFQHSKYSIPDRRYGYTTDDNARAAIVALKVWSVFKYDFILPMLTKYLSFLADAYDHSKGKVRVFLSFDRRWKDLDTSEDCHGRLIWTFGTVINNPPTEEMGHLAVELFHNCLNRVSQFSSPRAWAFSVLGITKYLEKFPNESEIKDLGYTLANRILNMFKENSSSDWIWLEDIVSYENARFPQVLLEAGRIFKNEEMKDWGLKTLKWLIEVQTDEKTGFLSLIGNKGWFKRNEGRAKFDQQPVEIPAIIDACYEAYLSTGDKYFLNRAFWAFKWFLGENIIGESLYKPETGGCKDGLTPDGVNKNEGSESLVCWLLSLLKMYEILTKRE, encoded by the coding sequence ATGGATGGAGTTAAAGAAAAAATAAAGGATTTTCGGATTGCATTTGTTTCAACATACCCTCCTATTGAATGTGGTATAGCTACTTTTACAAATAGCCTTGTAGAGGCAATCTCTAATTTATATGAGCTTCCTATTAGTGGAAATAGGAATTTAGAAGTGATAGCTTTAAGCAATTCTGAAAGATTATATAATTATGGCCCTGAAGTGAGTTTTGAGATTCGTATAAAGAATAAAAGAGATTATCTTTTGGCTGCTGATTATTTGAATTTATCAAAGGTAGATATCGTTTCTATTCAGCATGAATTTGGAATCTATGGAGGGCCGGATGGGGAGTGGATCCTTTTACTTATTAAAAATTTAAAAAAGCCTGTGATTGCAACTTTGCATACAATTCTCACAAAGCCTACAAGAAATCAGAAACGAATATTAAAGGAAATTTGTAAGGTTTCTAAAGAGGTGATTGTTCTAGCTGATAAAGGTTTTGAATTGCTTCAGAGAATTTATGGGGTTCCAATTTCTAAAATAAAGAAGATACACCATGGGGTTCCTGATATACCTTTTGTTGAAGATACTCTTCATTATAAAAAAGAGTTTCATCTAGAAGGAAAATTTGTAATTCTGACCTATGGCTTAATTAGCCCAAATAAGGGAATAGAGTTAGTTATTGAAGCTCTTTCTCAGGTGGTGAAAGAGTATCCTAATGTTGTTTATCTTGTTTTAGGAGAAACCCATCCAAATGTAAGAATTAGTTCTGGAGAAAAATATAGAGAATTTTTAAATAATATTATAGAAGAAAAAAAATTAGAAGAAAATGTGATTTTTCATAACCGTTTTGTTCCTTTTAAGGAATTAAATAAATACTTAATGATGGCAGATTTGTATATTACACCTTATATTTCAGAAGAACAAATCTCTTCAGGAACTCTTTCTTATGCGGTTGCTTCAGGGAGAGCTGTTATTTCTACGCCTTATTGGCATGCTCAAGAACTTCTTGGGGATGGACGTGGGTTTATTGTTCCCTTTGGAAATGCTAGGGCTATGGCAGAAGCTATAAAGGAATTGATAAGAAATGAGAGAAAAAGAAATGAGTTAAGAAGAAAAGCCTATGAGTATGGGAGAAATTTTATATGGCCAAAAGTTGCTTCTTCTTATCTTGAGTCTTTTGTTAGAGAATCAGAGAGAATAAAGCCGGTGATATTAGAAAAGAAAGAGCAAGTTAGAGAAGAAGGGTTATTTTTAAAGACGGAAGATTTGCCTAAGCTTAATTTGGATTATCTTAAAGTTCTCACTGATGATACTGGGATTTTTCAACATTCTAAGTATTCAATTCCTGATAGGCGGTATGGATATACAACGGATGATAATGCAAGAGCAGCAATTGTTGCTTTAAAAGTTTGGAGTGTTTTTAAATATGATTTTATCCTTCCCATGCTTACCAAATATCTTTCTTTTTTAGCGGATGCCTATGATCATAGTAAGGGTAAGGTGAGGGTTTTTTTGAGTTTTGATAGAAGGTGGAAGGATTTGGATACTTCAGAAGATTGTCATGGAAGGTTAATATGGACTTTTGGCACAGTGATTAATAATCCTCCTACAGAGGAAATGGGACATCTTGCGGTTGAGCTTTTCCATAATTGTTTGAATAGAGTTTCTCAATTTTCTTCTCCAAGAGCTTGGGCTTTTTCTGTTCTTGGAATTACGAAATATCTTGAGAAATTCCCCAATGAAAGCGAAATAAAGGATCTTGGTTACACACTGGCAAATAGAATTCTTAATATGTTTAAAGAGAATTCTTCTTCAGATTGGATATGGTTAGAAGATATTGTTTCATATGAAAATGCTCGTTTTCCCCAAGTTTTGTTAGAAGCAGGAAGAATTTTTAAAAATGAAGAGATGAAAGATTGGGGTCTAAAAACGTTGAAATGGTTAATTGAAGTTCAAACCGATGAAAAGACCGGTTTTCTTTCTTTAATTGGGAATAAAGGTTGGTTTAAAAGAAATGAAGGAAGAGCAAAGTTTGATCAGCAACCTGTAGAGATTCCTGCAATTATAGATGCTTGTTATGAAGCATATC